tcccctaccactttttttttttttttttgtattctttatttatttatttctctcttgttctttttatcGTCTATCAGCATGAGAAGCGTCATCATCCCCGGATATGATTGACGAAATTCTCGTCCGATCCACGCTATGGTGCCTCCTCTCGACCTCAGGACTACTCACTGGTGTCATGGGACGATTAAAGGAAGGATAAGGATAGTGCTGCACGCCGTTATATACACCAGTCCTCCACGCATCCTCTAGCGTCTCCGGGGACGTGTTGTAGCCATACTCGCTCGCAATGTGGTTCCAGAAGGCGCCACGGTGAGCGTCATAGATGGCATGGAGGCGCGGGAGGTCGACTTGCACCGGCATGTCAGCCGCAGTCGACGGCAAAGGGAGAGGCACCATCTCTCTTTGAGGTGGCAGAGATGGTGTTCTGTGATGGTAATGATGGGAATGATGGTCGTGAAAGGGGGCAAATTCCTCGGCCACGCTGTGAGGACGCCATGCTGTTCGGTTGGTGGTGTACGCAGGGTCATCAGTCATGGCTGCGGGCCGCGGCAGGATGATGTGCTGTCTAGCAGGGTCGCCACCGGACTCCGTGATCCTGGGAAGGTAGTATTCGCGGCTAGATATAGTCGACATCGAGCTGTCACTCTCAGTCCTTTTGTGTGGTACCCGTCTTCTGCGgaaagctgaagaagagggcccTGCGGCATCCATTTCAGGCGAGAGATCTGACATGGAAGACACCGAGCCTCGGTTTCGGCGACCACGAGCACTGTTGCGGACTAGCTGGTGAAAATGCAGCCGACAAGCCAGCTCTGTTTTGTGAAGTTGATGGGCAATCTGCTTGTACGGCATCTTGTTTTCACGAGTCTGCATGAGGAACGCATCCTAAAGTATTAATGACATAAAGTTAGCTTCTTGCCACTTTCCAGTTTGTATGACATTGATGGCTTCATTTTACCTCTTGTTCACTCCATGCGCGTCCTCCACGAGTCATTTTTCGGTTTGCGGAAGACATTGTTGATGACATTGATTGTAACTGAGGTGTTATTGTGACTGAGATATTGTTGCTTCCAAGATGCGAGAAGGGTATTGCGGCCGCCTTATACCAAGCCAAAAGCTCTGCCCCGTAATGATCCCGACCCACGTCGTAGCAGTATACAACCGACCGGATTTGATGCAaacttttttcttaaaaaaaaaaggaaatggcaAAAGTGAAAATGAAATTTTATCAGATTCCAAAGGAAATTCGCCTCAGATTAACCCGGTATATGGATAAGAGTATGGGGTATCCCGAACCAATGGCGCCCAGTACCAAGCTAGTCAAAAGCAAATGAAAGAATGAATGAACTTTGTGAACCAGCCACAAAGAACAAAATTAGAATATAGTTGGAATAAAAATTGGGCTAGAAGAAGCGAAAAGATGTTGACCCGAACGCCGAGGGATGCAaccaaataaaaaaaaaaccattaaCTCAACaacagaaaagaggaagagggaaacGGACGGACGAGGGGGGATTGAgcaaatattaaaacctgCTCATGCTTGTGAGCTTAACCTGCGCGCATAACCATGGTACAACTTCCTTGCTGGCTCGTTAGCCTTCTTTGTGGTCCCCACGAAACAGACTTGCCCTGGCGGCTCTGGCGCCTTGAACAGGGGTCCCTGGTCCGGCTCTGTGAGATCTGAGTAGCCTGTGACACTTTTGGGGAGTCCTGTAACAGATTCCAACATAAGCATAACGTTCTGGCCTCTGATCTGTCCAGTGGAAGGGGTCTCCTAGGCATTGTTTCTTATGCAGCCCCGGTCAGGCAGGGTCTCGGGACGGCACTAAGAAACGCACTTCAAACATTCATGCACCTCTGGCACTTGAGCAAACGGCGTGTTTGGATTCCGATATAGTAGTGCTGTTCGATATGCGGGGCAGTGCAGCTTGGATGAAGATTGTTTGCTTGGTAGGCGAGCTGTGTTAGTCGTCATCTGTAGATAGATTATGCCACCCGTTAGATTGCTCTCCACCCAACAGtgaacgaaaagaaaagagaagcaattGGCATTCCAACTCGACTTGTCTGTTTACTCCAACTAGTCCAACTCTGAAATCTCAATTGTCATCAGCCAAGCCACAGAAGAAATGCTTCCATCTAGATAGAGCGTTGGCcttgtttttccttcttcacccAGCCTTCTCCTAGGCTTGGACGAAGCTCGGACCCGAGTTTGATTCGTAACGATCGTCTGTGCCGTTGTAGGAGATCATAATGCAAGGAGGTAGGCGTCGCTGTTTGAAGACCGTTTCCCTTGTCGAAACAGGGAGACCGTTTCTTGAAGGCCGGCTGACCCCTTGTTCCGCTATATTGAAGTAAGTaaaacaagagaaagagaggtaAACAATACTAAAATGGGTGGGAGGTAGAGCAAGAGCAGACGCAATTGGGTGGCGATACGAACTGGGATCCGCGATTTAACAGGCCTCGGCCCAGTTAGCTCAGTTGCTCTTGGTATACGTGAGTATGATAAATTATCCGCCTAGCCAGGATTGAATGTGCTGAGGATAAAAGTATCCTCAAATACTGCGTATAATTACTCGTCTGCCCTTTCTGCCTATAACCCATTGGTCTTCGCATCACGACCAAACCTTTGAATGCAAACTCCTACAGCCAAGGAAATGTTACGCCAAAAGGCAGCAAGAGAAAATTGTATAAACAGGCAGAGGCTGCCGTTCCCCTTCTCGCCTATCGATTTCGTTTCTCATTCCGGTAGCCGCCCTGCTTCATGCTTCAGAGTTGGCCGCCGGGCCTTGGTGCAGCCGCGTTTCAACCTGTGCTCGAAACGCGCTAACGACGACTGGCGCTCCTCATGTGAGTATCAGCCTTCCAGTTGTTAGCGCCTGGCCCGGTTTCTGTTTCACGCCAGCGAGCGCTTGCGTTGTTCGGTTTGTGGGAGTTGTTTCTGGCGCataaggaagagaagagagagggaaacaAATGAGAAACTGCCGGGGTGGATAAATGTAGCATCAGCCATACGGGTTGCTCCTCTCCCGAGCATAGACGTTCACGAACCAAACATGTTCACGTCAAACTCAACCCTTGCCCCGGAAAAGACTATTTCCATGCTGGTTGTCAACTTTACTTGCTCACACTCACTTGGCTTGATATGGATAGCGCCATGTGTTCGAAACATGTACATAGTATGGCCTACCCACCCGGCCACCGTTATCATGGAGTAGGGCTGCTGTTCGAGACAAGGACAGAGTATACACGTATTCATGCCAACTGCTGTCTTGTCTCGCTCGTTCTCCGTATCGTTGCCTATTATGCCCGGGATAATCTGGAGAAAAGCGGGTGCAATTCATTTCCATACAGCCAATTTCTCAAGTTTCTTCTATTGGAAAGCTGGCAGGGGATCCTCCGGCTTGCCGCGCGTGGCTAATGAGTAGACGCACAAAATCGCCCGAAATCGTACGACAAGCACGTTCGATCGACTGCTTTTTCTGGATTTCATCTCCTCTTCGATTTCCGCTTTACTCATGAGGAAGAtcacttctcttctcttcctgttctcttttttttttcttcttcctgccgTGGCGGGTATTTGTGCTGGTACAATGTCATATTGTGAAAGTTTATGCAATATCTACAAAGAAACTATACGTCACATGGAAGTAATAAGTAACGAAATGGCCCATTTAGGGGAGTGCATCTCGGCTGGCTTCTCCGGCTGGCCATGTTCTTTCCAGCGGATAGTGCACCCTTTCGACGTCTTGTAGATCTTTGCCAGGCATGGCTCCCCTTTCATGGATAGCACTGCCTAGCAGGATGCGGATAGACGGGCAGATATCAGCCAAGCAGACGCGATAGGAGCAAAACTGAGCAGCTCATGAATCAGGCAGGCCGGCTCGGCGCGGCGTGCGCTGGAATCCGCCGCTCAGCGACACGCTCGATATGATTAATCACACCAGCCGCCCCTAGCATCTGCTGGGCTGTGTCCAATAACGCAAGAGGAACGCTCCATCTCCTCATATCTGAGATACTAGAGCATCTGCATGTCTTTTCGTATGTTCCGCTCAGCCACTTGGATTGGCCGACAACTGTTCAAAGTAAGCGATATCGCCCATGCCATGCCTTGTTGGGCATTTGGCAGAGTGCCCTCTTGGCGATGCTCCATTTGATAAGGCAGCTCGATTTATACTTTGCCTAAAGCGCTCTCATGTGCAGTAGCCTACCCTATAATTGCTTGTAAGCTGAAGCATTCATCAGGCGAGAATGTTGCAAAGGTCAATATTGATTGCATAGATGCTGCATTTGCATCCGCACCTGCATCCCGTATTgcattggcattggctgGGGGGGGGGCATTTCTCTCCAAACTTGTCTTGTATTCTACTGTACGCTGCTCATAACGGCAATTGGAGCACGTCTCCGGGTAAATGCCTTTGCCTATAGCATCTGACTGCCTAAGTGTACCCCAGAGGCCTGCTGGAATTAAAGATGGATGCACACATGGTCCCCGGTGGACGTATTATTGTAAATGCGGAGATTGGGAGATTCATCTGCTCGCTCGCTCTGTACCTTGCTTGGTTGGCTCTACGGAGTCGATGGGGTGCGTAAAGGCCCGTATATCAGGGACAAGACTACGGGTGAGTTGTTAGTACCGAGCTCGGGTGGCAGAACTGTGCAAGGTATCACTGCCGCTCCGTCCTGCCAGTCCCGTCGCCTTCCAGCACGATGAACCCATGGAATGAATCGAACGCCTTGATCTCCCTAGAACGAATCGGATTTTATTCCCATGCAAACGTAGCCACATTAACTGCCAAAAGACTCGCGTCCTCCACCCAAGGGCGAGGTACAATCGCCACAAGTCACCCCAAGCTCCTGATGAGGTCGAGACACCTAGATCTGGACAAGGCATGTACAAGGTGGAGCCGCGGACGTGGCCAGCGATGCGGCCCTAGCCtctccagcccagccaaaGGTATCGAGTACATGGCGACGAGGTATGCCATGGCGATTTGCAGTTCGCGCAAGCATAGACGGCGGCGCTGCAGGGGTTGGGCGGGATGGGCGCATTCTGGAAGATTGGCAGCACAGGGTGCTCGTCACGGCGCGGTATCGATGTGTTGTCAACTGTTTCTGTTGTTTGCTGTGACTCCCAACCTAAATGCCGTGGATCCTGCGGTGCTGGAGCAAGtcggggctgctgctggcagctCGCACAAGGGCCGACTCCACGCAAGGCTGTGCGCAGAAGGGCAGAAGGCTGGCTGCCTGCCATTCCCAGGTTCCCCGGAGCGAGGCCATCGCCCATCGCGTATCACATCACCGGAGCGTTGCTTGTTGACGCATGGCatatggcatggcatggcaagAGTGCGGCCAACCACCGGCGACCAACCAATTCCACGCAATCGCCGCAGTCTCCGCTTTTTGGCCGTGCCCTTCATCTGGGGACAGGGACAGCCTTGGTAGCCTAAGCGAGCAGCGGGAGAGTAGGTAATATAGAAGGGATATTGTGAAATGAGATGAATACAAGAAGAGGCTGTTCGGACGGGTTGATCACCTGCGAGTTGCGCCAATTACGGGGATTGTGAATCTTCTTAATTTCcttgaaaataaaaatagaaagaaggcaagaaagaagctgctgcgaaTGTCGTATCGTATCCAGGCAGGtatttctttcctcttaCTAAAATGGGCAGTGCAAAGTATCTGGTACGGATGGCGCAGTTCTTTGCCCATCGCTGCCGAATACGACAAGCCATAGTCTCAAACTTTGGGAATTTGCAGGGAATATTGAACTGAATCTCTACTGTAAAGTTGCTGCCTTTAGCAGTTAATCTCCAATAATCAATGACTGCTACTTTGCAATTTGTGTCACCGTTGCCTTCTTCTTACCTGCCTCCTGCGGCAATAACGGCCTGTATACTCCGTAGCTGGTACTTCAACATGTTTGTACAACAGCCACTAATGCTGCTAAGCTTCGTAGAGCCCAAGTTGGAGAGGGATGGATCGGGTGGAATTACAAGTCCCTCGTACCTTGTGCACGCCTGGATGCAACGCCCTGTACTCCCGTCAAAGGTACCGCATACACGTACCTTGGCCCTGCACCCGCCCGCCGCTCCTTGCACAGCGCTCATCGCTCCATTACACATGAACGCATCCAATTTGTGGCCCCGACCCGCCCATTGGCTGCACGACGAAATGAGTGGCTGGAGCGGAAGGTGCGCAGCCCAATTTGCAGGAGCCAACGCGTAGGCGTTCTCAACCGTTGATTGGCCGGCGCACGTGCCCCAGCAGTTCCCAACAGCTGCTGCGCTCATGTTCCAATTTCTTTTATCGGAAGTTGGCTCCTCACCGTATGCAGGTGCTGCTCACTTCTGACTGTAACTGTGACTGTGCGAGACCAGCAGCAGGGCCGCTAGTACAGGTACGTGCAAGTACGAGAGCATGTCGGAAGGGACGGGTACGAGAGGGAAGAACCGGTACGAGCTGGCTTTCCGGAGCCCGCGCCTAGACTCTCTGCTTGTCTGTCTTCAAGGTGAGCAGTTCCCTGTAGATTTGTTTGGTGCTAGTATCTTAGAGCTCTGGAGCTGCATGAATGATGTATGGACTAAAGGTATAGTTGGTAGGTACCTTATGTATGTCACTCGTGGACGTATTGGGTGCTGTGTACCGTATACCTACGGACTGCCTGCCAACTAGCATCGCGTCCTTGTACTCTCGTGTCCTGTAGCCCGTACCCGTGCGTTGCCGAGCAGGAGCCATGGGAGGGCAGGCGCTGGGCCCGTGCTTCGCCGCAACCTGCTGCGGTTTCCCGTGCGAGCTGCGACAAGGCAGCCCACCGTTGGTGTCTGAAACCGGGCACTGTATGCTGTGCAACGCGATGCCTGAAGCTGGCCGTGCGAGTATGGCTCTGGAAATGTGCGTGATGCACTGTCACGCCCCTCCCTGCGCCCCGGCGTCCATCGCGCCACAGCAAGGCAGTACCGGTACTTGCACGCCCCTCGGCTCGCAGCTCACGATTGTAAGAcgagccgcagcagccaagtACCGCAACAAGTGCGCCTGCACGTCGTCAGTGGACCCCTCCCACCCACAGACCCaggcttttcttctcttttgctctccagccgcccttctcccttctccctcCCCAAAACAGACCCGACCCAGTCGCAGTCCCAGGCCAAAACATCTACTTCTCccccccagaaaaaaaaaagaaaaaaacccaaCCGAGTTACTTGGGCTCCAAGTACTGCTCGATCTTCCACCCCCGAGCTTGGGACTTTGCGAGAACCTGAACCTCAGCCTGACCTGGCCATCGCAAGCTTGCGCTGCACGTCTGGGCCGCGGATCCACAGCCTGGAACAGCTTCTCTCGCAACGACCGACTTGTTTGCTGCGACCTGAGCTGCAGAGTGCCGACACGAGCAGACGAGGCATATCGCGTGCGTAACGAGCtgcgtgcgtgcgtgcgtTGCGTTGCGTGTCCGCCGAAAAACACCCACTGGGGCGACTTACGTACTGTACAGGCTACACGCCATTGCAGGCTGACTCCCGCTACGCTCACCTGCTCCAGTCGCACACGCTTTCCGCATCCCACGCATCTGCTGCTCGTCCAGTAGTATTACCACCTTGCCTCTGATACTGCCGCCACTCCAACACACGGCGAACGACTATTTTGCACTTACTTATCCGTCCAAGACCAAACCCTGGCCGATCCGCGTCTTCACAGCTCTCTCTCCGGAGTACCGGGCAGTACCACTGCATCATTCGCCCTGCCGCTCCCAGCGCCGCGCCAACCAACATCCGTCGTAcgttgatgctgcttctttttttctcaattttttttctcaattttttcttgtttgctACTGTCtactgtctgtctgtctgtctgtctgcctACCTGCCTCTCCATCTATCCGCGTGTCTGTACTTCCCTCCACCATCCCCATCATCATTGGCCACCCTCTTGTCACTCCCACCCGGCCTCTTCACTTCAGGTCGAGTCAAGGCCAGGCCAAGCCAAGTCAGGCCAAAGCCAACCGCccagccagcagctgggATTGGCACAGAGCTAAGCTGAGCCTTGTCAGcacatccatccatcctcaCGCCGAGTCTCGTCCACGCAGACTCGAATTATTGACCCCCCCAATTCGCTCCCGTTCCCTCTTATTGCCAGCCCAATTAATCCCTCTTGGCTCGTTGTCAATTCGCCGTCCGCACCCGTCACAATAGTAACCCAAGCCCACCGTCGCCTCGGCTTCGGATCTGCCCCTAACCAACGCTTTTTGCTGCCCCCACCACCACGACAGACGCAACTTACTTTCCCACTGCAAAACTTGTACTTTGCTAGCCACCTTCTCCCCCAACCCATCAGTCCACCGCGCGTCTCAGTCAAGCCTTcaccttttttattataaataatatttttttcttttttttccccaatcCCCCCCTCCACGACCTTTTTCGGTGCCACCGCGGTTTCAAGTACTTTGTTGATCCAAGTGGTCTTGCACTACTTTGGCGAATTGTGCAACCTGACCCTTTCGGCCCCCAGCTCTGCTCTTTGGTTGaccaaggaaaaaaaagccgagCCAGACTTGTCCAAGTCGGATGCTTTAGGCAACATTGACCTACATTGATTGCCTCGCCCGTAAGgacttcctctctctcttccccccttGCTCCCTCCTCGCCGG
The Trichoderma asperellum chromosome 7, complete sequence DNA segment above includes these coding regions:
- a CDS encoding uncharacterized protein (EggNog:ENOG41) translates to MSSTMSSANRKMTRGGRAWSEQEDAFLMQTRENKMPYKQIAHQLHKTELACRLHFHQLVRNSARGRRNRGSVSSMSDLSPEMDAAGPSSSAFRRRRVPHKRTESDSSMSTISSREYYLPRITESGGDPARQHIILPRPAAMTDDPAYTTNRTAWRPHSVAEEFAPFHDHHSHHYHHRTPSLPPQREMVPLPLPSTAADMPVQVDLPRLHAIYDAHRGAFWNHIASEYGYNTSPETLEDAWRTGVYNGVQHYPYPSFNRPMTPVSSPEVERRHHSVDRTRISSIISGDDDASHADRR